The genomic window TTTTGCATCATCCCCCGTGCCGTTGCCTTGGCGTCGATGTCGCCAAGGACACCATCGCCGTTTTTGACGGCCGCATCGCGACGGTCATTCCCAACCAGCGAAAACAGATCCGGCACTTCCTGCGAAAGTGCGATGTCGACCTGGTCATTTGCGAGCCCACCGGCGGCTACGAGATCATCTTGATGGAAGAATGCCGGGGCCTGAAACTTCCGCTCCATCGCGCCGACACACGCAAGCTCAAGGCTTTCATCCGGTCACGCGGCCGCTTGGGCAAGAGCGATGCGATCGATGCGCGGGAAATGGTCGCCTATGGGCTGGAGCGATGGGCAACCCTGCCTTTATGGCATGCGGAGGACCCCTGTGAGGCAAGGCTCAAGGCTCTCGTGCGCCGCCGCGCCGATCTGGTGGCCATGAGGGTGGCCGAGCAGAATCGCGCCAAGGCCCCAAGCGCGCGCGAACTGGGCGGGCGCGACCTGGCCGCCACCTTCAAGGCCCTGCTCACTGTCCTCAACCGGCAGATCGTGCTTGTCGACAAAGCCATCAGTGCGCTGATGCGCTCCGCATCCCTTGTGCAGAGGGCCAGGACCGCAACCGCCATGAAGGGTATCGGCGAAACGACGGCCGCAGCCCTCATTGCCGCCATACCGGAACTGGGGAAGATGGACCGAAAGCAAGCAGCGGCTCTGGCGGGCCTGGCGCCTCATCCAAACGAAAGCGGCAACAAGATCGGCTACCGCAGGATGCGCGGTGGACGGCCAGCCGTGCGAACGATCCTGTTCATGCCCGCCATGCAGGCCGCACAAGGAAGGGGCGAATTCGTCGAATTCTACAAACGCCTCATCCACAACGGTAAAAAGCCAATCGTCGCCCTCGCCGCGGTCATGCGAAAGATAGTCATCACATTGAATGCAAGGTTCAGAGACCAGCTAAGCCAACAGAGTTGATGACGTCCGTAAAAAGGGTAGTTTTGTCAACGGTCTGGAAGTGGTCTAGCCGCCCGCTTTTTCGTTGAGCTTGGCTTCCAGCGCATCGATACGGCTCAGCAAGGCGTCGTTTTCGTCGCGGGCCTTGATCGCCATGTCGCGCACGGCGTTGAACTCCTCGCGCTTGACGACATCCATGCTGTTCAGCCAGCGCTCGACCTGGGCCTTGACCCCGGTTTCGATATCCTTGCCGGCGCTCTGCACCGAGCCTGCCGCATCGGTCATCAGCTTTGCCAGATCGTCGAGAATGCGGGTGGTGCCGGAACTCATGTCGCTGTCTCCTTGCTCGGGCCGGGCGCCTGCCGGCTGTCTTCTTTCGTGAAGTAATGCCGGTTTGTCCGGGCCGCAAGGCCGCCGGTCGATTATCTGCGGCGATCGGCGCCCGCTGCCACAATCCGGCCGGCTTGACCGGGCCGCATTATGCCGCCATCTTCCCGCCCGATCATAAAGGAAACCGCGCCTTGCTGCCAGATCACATCAAGCTTGCTGCCATCCCCTTCCCCGCCATCGACCCGATCGCGCTCAGCCTCGGCCCGTTGCAGATCCACTGGTACGGGCTCGCCTATGTGGCCGGGATCCTGCTCGGCTGGCTTTATGCCCGCTGGCTTTTGAAGAGTGACCGGTTGTGGCCGGCAAACCGGCCGCCGATGGCGATCGCGCGGCTTGACGACTTCGTCACCTGGTCGGTGATCGGCATCGTCGTCGGCGGGCGGCTCGGCTACATGCTGTTCTACGCTCCCGGCGCCTTCCTCGCCAATCCGCTCACCGTGTTCAAGGTGTGGGATGGCGGCATGTCGTTTCACGGCGGGCTGATCGGCATGATCGTGGTCATGATCATCTTTTCGCGGCGACATGGCAT from Martelella sp. NC20 includes these protein-coding regions:
- a CDS encoding IS110 family RNA-guided transposase; protein product: MTFLHHPPCRCLGVDVAKDTIAVFDGRIATVIPNQRKQIRHFLRKCDVDLVICEPTGGYEIILMEECRGLKLPLHRADTRKLKAFIRSRGRLGKSDAIDAREMVAYGLERWATLPLWHAEDPCEARLKALVRRRADLVAMRVAEQNRAKAPSARELGGRDLAATFKALLTVLNRQIVLVDKAISALMRSASLVQRARTATAMKGIGETTAAALIAAIPELGKMDRKQAAALAGLAPHPNESGNKIGYRRMRGGRPAVRTILFMPAMQAAQGRGEFVEFYKRLIHNGKKPIVALAAVMRKIVITLNARFRDQLSQQS
- a CDS encoding accessory factor UbiK family protein; amino-acid sequence: MSSGTTRILDDLAKLMTDAAGSVQSAGKDIETGVKAQVERWLNSMDVVKREEFNAVRDMAIKARDENDALLSRIDALEAKLNEKAGG